One Alnus glutinosa chromosome 3, dhAlnGlut1.1, whole genome shotgun sequence genomic region harbors:
- the LOC133862912 gene encoding DExH-box ATP-dependent RNA helicase DExH12-like isoform X2: protein MAHLGRGAEAHAIHKQYDYRADSSLVLTTDSRPRDTGEPESLWGKIGTKSFGDRAYRGKPPELDEKLQRAKRKKKGSDPLAEPQPGRQSKRRRLQEESVLTSSEEGIYQPKTKETRAAYEAMLSVIQQQLGGQPLGIVSGAADEILAVLKNETIKNPDKKKEIEKLLNPIRNPVFDQLVSFGRLITDYQDGGDAAGPAAANGDDALDDDVGVAVEFEENEEDDEETDLDMVQEDEEEDDDVVEANGAGAMQIGGGIDDDDDMGEANESMSPNALSIGAYWLQGKISEAFEKQIDPQKCQKLAEEVLKILAEGDGREVESKLLVLLQFDKFNLIKFLLRNRLKIVWCTQLARAEDDEQKKIEEEMLGLGLELAAIVDQLHTTRASAKERQKNLEKSIREEACRLKDESSGDGDRGRRGLVDRDADSGWGQRQLLDLDSIAFEQGSRLVAAKKIELPDGSYRHSSKGYEEIHVPALQPKSLVPNEKLIKIYDMPDWAQPAFKGVKELNRVQSRVYETALFKADNILLCAPTGAGKTNVAVLTILQQIALNRNSDGSFNHSNYKIVYVAPMKALVAEVVGNLSDRLRYYDVKVRELSGDQSLTRQQIEETQIIVTTPEKWDIITRKSGDRTYTQLVKLLIIDEIHLLHDNRGPVLESIVARTVRQIEITKDHIRLVGLSATLPNYEDVALFLRVDLEKGLFHFDNSYRPVPLSQQYIGVTVKKPLQRFLLMSHVCYEKVMAVAGKHQVLIFVHSRKETAKTARAIRDTALANDTLGRFLKEDSASREILHTHRDLVKSNELKDLLPYGFAVHHAGLTRSDRQLVEELFKLGHVQVLVSTATLAWGVNLPAHTVIIKGTQIYNPENGAWTELSPLDVMQMLGRAGRPQYDSYGEGIIITGHSELQYYLSLMNQQLPIESQFVSKLADQLNAEIVLGTVQNAREASNWIGYTYLYVRMLRNPTLYGLAPDVLTRDITLEERRADLVTDLGRIASYYYITHGTISTYNEHLKPTMGDIELCRLFSLSEEFKYVTVRQDEKMELAKLLDRVPIPIKESLEEPSAKINVLLQAYISQLKLEGLSLTSDMVFITQSAGRLLRALFEIVLKRGWAQLAEKALNLLKMVNRRMWSVQTPLRQFSGIPNDILMKLEKKNFAWERYYDLSSQEIGQLSHMGRTLHKFIHQFPKLNLAAHVQPITRTVLRVELTITPDFQWEDKVHGCVEPFWVIVEDNDGEYILHHEYFMLKKQYIDEDHTLNFTVPIYEPLPPQYFIRVVSDRWLGSQTVLPVSFRHLILPEKYPPPTELLDLQPLPVTALRNPSYEALYKDFKHFNPVQTQVFTVLYSTDDNVLVAAPTGSGKTICAEFAILRNHQKGPESVMRVVYIAPVEALAKERYRDWEWKFGKGGLKMRVVELTGETATDLKLLEKGQIIISTPEKWDTLSRRWKQRKHVQQVSLFIIDELHLIGGRGGPNLEVIVSRMRYIASQVEDKIRIVALSTSLANAKDLGEWIGATSRGLFNFPPGVRPVPLEIHIQGVDIANFEVRMKAMTKSTYTAIVQHTKNGKPALVFVPTRKHVRFTAVDLMTYSVVDRGGKKPFLLQTPEEIEPFIDKINDEMLKATLRHGVGYLHEGLTNLDQEVVSQLIAAGWIQVCVMSSSMCWGLSLSAHLVVVMGTQYYDDRENSHTDYPVTDLLQMMGHASRPLLDDSGKCVILCHAPRKEYYKRFLYEAFPVESHLHHFLQDNLNAEVVAGIIENKQNAVDYLTWTFMYRRLTQNPNYYNLQGVSHRHLSDHLSELVENTLSDLEASKCVVIEDGMDLSPSNLGLIASYYYISYTTIERFSSSLTSETKMKGLLEILVSASEYEQLPIRPGEEEVVRRLINHHRFSFENLKCMDPHVKANALLQAHFARQSVGGNLSSDQREVLVSATRLLQAMVDVISSNSWLSLALLAMEVCQMLTQGMWERDSMLLQLPHFTKELAKRCQENPGKNIETVFDLVEMEDDERRELLQMSDEQLVDIARFCNRFPNIDMTYEVLDNDKVRAGRDMVLQVTLERDLEGRTEVGPVDAPRYPKAKEEGWWLVVGDAKTNQLLAIKRVSLQRKSKVKLEFAPAEAGKKTYTLYFMCDSYLGCDQEYTFTVDVKEAAGPGEDSGEEE, encoded by the exons ATGGCGCATCTGGGCCGTGGTGCGGAAGCGCACGCCATACACAAGCAGTACGATTATCGAGCCGACTCCAGTCTGGTCCTGACCACCGACTCTCGCCCACGGGACACCGGCGAGCCCGAGTCCCTTTGGGGCAAGATCGGCACCAAGAGCTTCGGCGATAGGGCCTATCGTGGGAAACCTCCTGAACTGGACGAGAAGCTTCAGAGagccaagaggaagaagaagggaagTGACCCGCTTGCCGAACCCCAACCTGGCCGCCAGAGCAAGCGGCGCCGCCTTCAAGAAGAGAGTGTCTTGACTTCATCCGAGGAAGGTATATACCAGCCGAAGACAAAGGAGACGAGGGCTGCGTATGAGGCTATGCTGAGTGTCATTCAACAACAGTTGGGTGGCCAGCCTCTCGGCATTGTCAGTGGTGCCGCCGATGAGATCTTGGCTGTCCTTAAGAATGAGACAATTAAGAACCCCGACAAGAAGAAGGAAATTGAGAAGCTACTGAATCCGATTCGCAACCCTGTTTTTGATCAGTTGGTTTCGTTTGGGAGGCTTATCACTGACTATCAAGACGGGGGTGATGCAGCTGGACCTGCTGCTGCCAATGGTGATGATGCTCTTGACGATGATGTGGGCGTGGCAGTCGAGTTTGAGGAGAATGAGGAGGACGATGAGGAGACTGATCTTGATATGGTCCAGGAGGATGAAGAGGAGGACGATGATGTGGTGGAAGCCAATGGTGCTGGGGCTATGCAAATTGGGGGTGGGATCGACGATGACGATGATATGGGGGAAGCAAATGAGAGTATGAGCCCGAATGCACTGAGCATTGGTGCTTATTGGCTTCAGGGGAAGATCTCTGAAGCATTTGAAAAGCAGATTGATCCACAAAAGTGCCAGAAGCTTGCAGAAGAGGTCCTTAAGATACTTGCTGAAGGTGATGGCAGGGAAGTGGAGTCGAAGCTGTTGGTGCTTCTCCAATTTGATAAGTTTAACCTTATTAAGTTTCTGTTGAGGAATCGACTGAAGATTGTGTGGTGTACCCAGTTGGCAAGGGCTGAAGACGATGAACAGAAGAAGATCGAGGAGGAGATGCTGGGTTTGGGTCTGGAATTGGCGGCAATTGTTGATCAGTTGCATACCACAAGGGCTAGTGCAAAAGAAAGGCAAAAGAACTTGGAGAAGAGTATTCGAGAAGAGGCTTGCCGATTGAAGGATGAGAGCAGTGGAGATGGGGACAGAGGTAGGAGAGGGCTTGTTGATAGGGATGCAGACAGTGGCTGGGGCCAGCGCCAGTTACTTGATCTGGACAGTATTGCTTTTGAACAAGGTAGTCGTTTGGTGGCGGCAAAAAAGATTGAGCTTCCTGATGGGTCTTATAGGCATTCTAGCAAGGGATACGAAGAAATTCACGTGCCCGCATTGCAGCCAAAATCACTTGTTCCAAATGagaaacttataaaaatatatgacaTGCCAGACTGGGCACAACCAGCTTTCAAAGGAGTGAAGGAGTTGAACAGGGTACAGAGTAGAGTCTATGAGACTGCCCTTTTTAAAGCTGACAACATCCTATTATGTGCTCCCACTGGTGCAGGGAAAACTAATGTTGCAGTGCTCACCATACTTCAGCAAATAGCATTGAACAGGAATTCGGATGGTTCATTCAACCACAGTAATTATAAGATTGTATATGTTGCACCTATGAAAGCTCTTGTCGCTGAAGTCGTCGGCAATTTGTCTGATCGATTGCGGTATTATGATGTCAAGGTCAGGGAGCTTAGTGGAGACCAGTCGCTTACTCGCcaacaaattgaagaaactCAAATTATTGTCACAACTCCTGAGAAGTGGGATATCATTACCAGGAAGTCAGGTGATCGTACTTATACACAGCTTGTGAAGCTTCTTATCATTGACGAGATTCATCTTCTTCATGATAACAGAGGACCTGTGCTTGAAAGTATTGTCGCTAGAACTGTAAGGCAGATTGAAATTACAAAAGACCATATTCGGTTGGTTGGGTTGTCTGCTACACTCCCTAACTATGAAGATGTGGCTTTGTTCTTACGGGTTGATCTGGAAAAAGGATTATTCCACTTTGACAATAGTTACAGACCTGTACCTCTTTCCCAACAGTATATTGGAGTCACGGTAAAGAAGCCATTGCAGAGGTTCCTGTTGATGAGTCATGTCTGTTACGAAAAGGTAATGGCTGTAGCGGGAAAGCATCAAGTCCTTATTTTTGTCCACTCGAGGAAAGAAACAGCCAAAACAGCTCGTGCCATACGAGATACTGCTCTTGCTAACGATACTCTTGGTAGATTTTTGAAAGAGGACAGTGCAAGCCGTGAGATTCTCCATACTCATAGAGATCTGGTCAAGAGCAATGAACTTAAAGACCTTCTGCCATATGGTTTCGCTGTTCATCATGCTGGGTTGACAAGGTCTGATCGCCAGCTTGTTGAGGAGCTATTTAAACTTGGGCATGTGCAAGTTTTGGTTTCTACTGCAACTCTTGCTTGGGGTGTCAATTTGCCTGCTCACACCGTTATCATCAAAGGGACCCAAATTTACAATCCAGAAAATGGTGCATGGACCGAACTAAGTCCTCTGGATGTTATGCAGATGCTGGGTCGTGCGGGAAGGCCCCAGTATGATTCGTATGGGGAGGGCATAATCATTACTGGTCATAGTGAACTACAATATTATCTTTCTCTAATGAATCAGCAGCTTCCTATTGAAAGTCAGTTTGTGTCCAAATTGGCTGACCAATTGAATGCAGAAATTGTTCTAGGAACTGTTCAGAATGCTAGAGAAGCCTCCAATTGGATTGGGTACACTTACTTGTATGTCCGCATGTTGCGCAATCCTACACTCTATGGTTTGGCACCTGATGTTCTCACGAGAGATATAACATTGGAGGAGAGGAGGGCTGATTTG GTCACGGACTTGGGTCGCATTGCTAGTTACTATTATATAACTCATGGGACAATATCGACGTATAATGAGCATTTGAAGCCCACTATGGGAGATATTGAGCTTTGTCGGTTGTTTTCACTCagtgaagaattcaaatatgtTACAGTGCGGCAGGATGAGAAGATGGAGCTAGCAAAGCTTTTGGATCGTGTTCCTATTCCCATCAAGGAAAGCTTGGAAGAGCCTAGTGCCAAGATTAATGTTTTGCTGCAAGCATATATTTCACAGTTGAAGCTTGAAGGCCTTTCATTAACATCTGACATGGTTTTCATAACTCAG AGTGCGGGACGTCTTCTGCGAGCTCTTTTTGAGATAGTTTTGAAACGTGGATGGGCACAATTGGCTGAGAAGGCTTTGAACTTATTGAAAATGGTTAACAGGAGGATGTGGAGTGTCCAAACACCGCTTCGCCAATTCAGTGGAATCCCAAATGATATTTTGATGAAGTTAGAGAAGAAGAATTTCGCCTGGGAAAGGTATTATGACCTTTCATCTCAGGAAATAGGGCAGCTTAGTCACATGGGAAGGACGCTTCATAAATTCATCCATCAATTCCCCAAACTTAACCTTGCAGCACATGTTCAGCCAATTACTCGCACTGTTTTGAGGGTTGAGCTGACAATAACGCCAGACTTTCAGTGGGAGGACAAAGTTCATGGATGTGTGGAGCCATTTTGGGTGATTGTGGAAGATAATGATGGTGAATATATTCTTCATCATGAATATTTCATGCTGAAGAAGCAGTATATTGATGAGGATCACACGTTGAATTTCACGGTGCCAATTTATGAACCATTGCCACCACAGTACTTCATCCGTGTTGTGTCAGATAGATGGCTTGGGTCACAAACTGTTTTACCTGTTTCTTTCAGGCATCTCATCTTACCAGAAAAATATCCTCCACCGACGGAGCTATTGGACTTGCAACCACTGCCTGTGACTGCCTTAAGGAATCCATCATACGAAGCTCTTTATAAGGATTTTAAGCATTTTAATCCTGTTCAGACGCAGGTATTCACTGTTTTGTATAGCACGGATGACAATGTTTTAGTTGCTGCACCGACAGGGAGTGGGAAGACCATTTGTGCAGAGTTTGCTATCTTAAGGAATCATCAAAAAGGGCCTGAGAGTGTCATGCGCGTTGTCTATATTGCACCCGTTGAAGCTCTAGCGAAGGAACGGTATCGTGATTGGGAGTGGAAGTTTGGAAAGGGTGGTCTTAAAATGCGGGTTGTTGAATTAACTGGGGAAACAGCTACCGATTTGAAACTCCTTGAGAAAGGTCAAATAATAATCAGTACTCCGGAGAAATGGGATACTTTGTCCCGCCGCTGGAAACAAAGGAAACATGTTCAACAGGTTAGCCTCTTCATCATTGATGAACTCCATTTGATTGGGGGTCGAGGTGGTCCCAACTTGGAAGTGATCGTTTCCAGGATGAGATACATTGCGAGTCAAGTTGAGGACAAGATTCGTATTGTGGCTCTGTCTACTTCACTTGCAAATGCAAAGGATCTTGGGGAATGGATAGGTGCTACCTCCCGTGGCCTTTTCAATTTTCCTCCTGGTGTACGTCCTGTGCCATTGGAAATACACATTCAGGGAGTGGACATAGCTAATTTTGAAGTGAGGATGAAAGCAATGACGAAATCAACATACACTGCAATTGTTCAACATACCAAGAATGGGAAGCCTGCTCTTGTTTTTGTTCCAACAAGGAAGCATGTCCGATTCACTGCTGTGGATCTGATGACGTACTCTGTAGTGGACAGAGGAgggaagaagccatttttatTGCAGACCCCTGAAGAAATCGAGCCTTTCATTGACAAAATTAATGATGAAATGTTGAAAGCCACTTTACGTCATGGAGTGGGCTACTTGCATGAGGGCTTAACTAATTTGGATCAAGAAGTTGTGTCACAGCTGATTGCGGCTGGGTGGATTCAGGTTTGTGTCATGAGCAGTTCTATGTGTTGGGGTTTGTCATTATCAGCCCACTTGGTGGTCGTGATGGGAACACAATATTATGATGATCGGGAAAATTCTCATACTGATTACCCTGTTACTGATCTGTTGCAAATGATGGGTCATGCAAGTCGACCTTTATTAGATGATTCTGGGAAATGTGTCATTCTTTGCCATGCTCCTCGTAAAGAATACTACAAGAGGTTCTTATATGAAGCATTCCCAGTTGAAAGCCATTTGCACCACTTTCTACAAGATAATTTGAATGCGGAAGTTGTTGCTGGAATTATAGAGAACAAGCAAAATGCTGTGGATTATCTTACATGGACATTTATGTACAGGAGGCTCACACAAAATCCCAACTATTACAATCTTCAGGGAGTTAGTCACAGACACCTTTCTGATCACTTGTCAGAGCTTGTAGAGAACACATTGAGCGATTTGGAAGCAAGTAAATGTGTCGTTATCGAGGATGGTATGGACCTTTCTCCTTCGAATCTTGGCTTGATAGCATCGTATTATTACATCAGTTACACTACTATAGAGCGTTTCAGTTCTTCTTTGACTTCTGAAACGAAGATGAAGGGTCTTCTAGAGATCCTGGTTTCAGCTTCAGAGTATGAACAACTTCCAATACGACCTGGGGAGGAAGAGGTGGTCCGGAGGTTGATTAATCACCATAGGTTTTCATTTGAAAATCTCAAATGCATGGACCCGCATGTGAAAGCAAATGCGCTTCTTCAGGCCCACTTTGCGAGGCAGAGTGTGGGTGGGAACCTATCATCGGACCAGCGAGAGGTGCTTGTTTCTGCGACTAGATTGCTTCAGGCAATGGTTGATGTTATTTCGAGCAATAGCTGGCTGAGCCTTGCTCTTCTTGCCATGGAAGTCTGCCAAATGTTGACACAGGGCATGTGGGAGCGTGATTCTATGCTTCTACAGCTTCCACACTTTACAAAGGAGTTGGCCAAGAGATGCCAAGAAAACCCTGGCAAGAATATAGAGACCGTATTTGATTTGGTGGAGATGGAAGATGATGAGAGGCGTGAGCTACTGCAGATGTCGGATGAACAGTTGGTGGATATTGCAAGGTTTTGCAACCGTTTTCCCAACATCGATATGACTTATGAAGTGCTGGATAATGACAAGGTGAGGGCTGGGAGGGATATGGTGCTGCAAGTCACTCTTGAGCGGGATCTTGAGGGAAGGACAGAGGTGGGACCTGTTGATGCTCCCAGGTACCCCAAGGCCAAAGAAGAAGGGTGGTGGCTTGTTGTTGGCGATGCCAAAACTAACCAGTTGCTTGCCATCAAGAGGGTTTCCCTGCAAAGGAAATCAAAGGTTAAGCTTGAATTTGCCCCTGCAGAAGCTGGAAAGAAGACGTACACGCTCTATTTCATGTGCGATTCATATCTGGGTTGTGACCAGGAGTATACCTTCACTGTCGATGTCAAAGAAGCAGCAGGCCCCGGTGAAGATAGTGGGGAAGAAGAGTAA